Proteins co-encoded in one Enterobacter sp. R4-368 genomic window:
- a CDS encoding response regulator transcription factor, translating into MHVLMIDKQSIFIEGMTSVLSQYIPEVKVRGLNNQKDIDDTLNEFPASLILLDGDGNKTSSLELLDILACRHPNIPVVMLMNKCQPTLLRLFLNHHAMAFIRRDSPPETIAQTLRTASLGMFCLPQESITLLDNGQSALARLSERQREILKLLAAGESNKQISRHLNISAGTVKAHLESIFRRLNVNNRTQAAMMYSEE; encoded by the coding sequence ATGCATGTACTCATGATTGACAAGCAGTCAATATTTATTGAAGGAATGACATCAGTACTATCGCAATATATTCCGGAGGTAAAAGTTCGTGGGCTGAATAATCAAAAAGACATTGATGATACGCTTAATGAATTTCCGGCATCGTTAATTCTGCTCGATGGCGATGGTAATAAAACCTCAAGCCTCGAATTGCTGGATATTTTAGCTTGTCGTCATCCGAATATCCCCGTAGTGATGCTGATGAATAAATGTCAGCCGACATTATTACGGCTTTTTTTAAATCATCATGCCATGGCGTTTATCAGGCGTGATTCTCCCCCGGAAACCATCGCGCAAACGCTCCGTACCGCGTCGCTTGGCATGTTTTGTCTGCCACAGGAGAGCATTACGTTACTGGACAACGGGCAGAGCGCGCTTGCCCGCCTGAGTGAACGCCAGCGTGAAATCCTGAAATTACTGGCCGCCGGGGAGTCAAATAAACAAATTAGCCGCCATTTAAATATCAGCGCGGGCACGGTGAAAGCGCATCTGGAATCGATTTTCCGCCGTCTGAATGTGAATAACCGCACTCAGGCTGCGATGATGTATTCGGAAGAGTAG